Proteins encoded in a region of the Streptomyces sp. NBC_00258 genome:
- a CDS encoding NADP-dependent oxidoreductase, giving the protein MSTENTMRAISQDVLGGPEVLKEVELEIPRPGPSEVLIRVHAAGLNPTDWKHRANGNFLGKPPFVLGWDVSGVVEAIGLGVTLHKPGDEVFGMLPYPYGVGAHAEYVTGPARAFAHKPAEVDHTQAGAIPLAALTAWQALVDTADVRPGQRVLVHAAAGGVGHLAVQIAKERGAYVIGTASAGKHEFLRSLGVDEAVDYRETDFAEVVRDVDVVLDTIGGDYRSRSLRTLRPGGLLVSILPSGSPALAEEAQGLGVRAVELLVEADQAGMRAIAELVAAGRLRATVAEVFPLAEASKAHALGDTGRTVGKLVLQVR; this is encoded by the coding sequence ATGAGCACTGAGAACACAATGCGCGCGATCAGTCAGGACGTCCTCGGCGGTCCCGAGGTCCTCAAGGAAGTGGAGCTGGAGATCCCGAGGCCCGGGCCGAGCGAGGTGCTGATCCGGGTGCACGCGGCGGGTCTCAACCCCACCGACTGGAAGCACCGGGCGAACGGCAACTTCCTCGGGAAGCCGCCGTTCGTCCTCGGCTGGGACGTGTCCGGGGTCGTCGAGGCGATCGGCCTCGGCGTCACCCTCCACAAGCCGGGCGACGAGGTCTTCGGCATGCTGCCGTACCCGTACGGCGTCGGGGCGCACGCCGAGTACGTCACCGGTCCCGCGCGCGCCTTCGCGCACAAGCCGGCCGAGGTCGACCACACGCAGGCGGGCGCGATTCCGCTGGCCGCGCTGACCGCCTGGCAGGCGCTGGTCGACACGGCGGACGTCCGGCCGGGGCAGCGGGTGCTGGTCCATGCGGCGGCCGGCGGCGTGGGGCATCTGGCCGTGCAGATCGCCAAGGAGCGGGGGGCGTATGTGATCGGTACGGCCAGCGCGGGCAAGCACGAGTTCCTGCGGAGCCTGGGCGTGGATGAGGCGGTCGACTATCGGGAGACCGACTTCGCCGAGGTCGTGCGGGATGTCGATGTCGTGCTGGACACGATCGGCGGTGACTACCGGTCGCGGTCGCTCAGGACGCTGCGGCCGGGCGGGCTGCTGGTGTCGATCCTGCCGTCCGGGTCGCCGGCGCTCGCCGAGGAGGCGCAGGGGCTCGGTGTACGGGCGGTGGAACTGCTCGTGGAGGCCGATCAGGCCGGGATGCGGGCGATTGCCGAGCTTGTCGCCGCGGGGCGGCTGCGCGCCACGGTTGCCGAGGTGTTTCCGTTGGCCGAGGCCTCGAAGGCGCATGCGCTGGGGGACACCGGGCGGACCGTGGGGAAGCTTGTTCTTCAGGTTCGGTAG
- a CDS encoding GNAT family N-acetyltransferase encodes MSDHHDQAVVRRARPEDIPALVASSAALFAEDAGTRDATVDINWPLAQGAERFASGIDDPARLSLVAERDEEVIGHLVGTVADGSAMRPVKLATLHSLYVRPAHRGTLTGARLVAAFLDWAREQGAQLAEVTAYAANADAIRFYERNGFGPHTLTLGRSL; translated from the coding sequence ATGAGCGACCACCACGACCAGGCAGTCGTACGCCGGGCCCGCCCCGAGGACATCCCGGCGCTCGTCGCCTCCAGCGCGGCCCTGTTCGCCGAGGACGCGGGCACCCGGGACGCGACCGTCGACATCAACTGGCCCCTCGCGCAGGGCGCGGAGAGATTCGCCTCGGGCATCGACGATCCGGCCCGGCTGTCGCTCGTGGCCGAGCGCGACGAGGAGGTCATAGGTCACCTCGTGGGCACGGTCGCGGACGGCTCGGCCATGCGCCCGGTGAAGCTCGCCACCCTGCACAGCCTGTACGTGCGCCCGGCCCACCGCGGCACCCTGACCGGAGCACGGCTCGTGGCCGCCTTCCTCGACTGGGCGCGGGAACAGGGCGCCCAGCTGGCGGAGGTGACGGCGTACGCGGCCAACGCGGACGCGATCCGGTTCTACGAGCGCAACGGCTTCGGACCGCACACGCTCACCCTCGGCCGGTCGCTGTGA
- a CDS encoding fatty acyl-AMP ligase encodes MTSLRPAAESASLTDHLRHWARHRPQQRAFSHVDFPDSAPTGVHRALGWRALDARARAVADRLVQIASPGERAALVMPQGLDYAAGFLGCLYARVIAVPLFGPQVPGHEGRLAAVLADCEPACLLSDSSTARAMGEFIRERGLPEVPVVPVDQLPVQRGGFIDSGEPSGASEPDDIAYLQYTSGSTRSPAGVMISHANVVANARQAIDAFIADPDAATTVGWLPLFHDMGLVLSIAAPVVGGFPSVLMDPSAFLQDPARWLRLLGSYEGTVSAAPNFAYDYCVARTDPALVDELRLDRVRVLINGSEPVRAGTVDRFHATFAPAGLDPAAHCPAYGLAEATVFVTASSRDEPSSAVACDADALTEGRIEETSDEAADEATAVLVPCGVPVGQELRIVGRNGAVLPQGRVGEIQLRGPNIGLGYWKRAGLTAETFGFGAAGDWLRTGDLGALHEGRLLVTGRLKDVLIVDGRNHYPQDIEETVQTAVPLIRRDHLAAFGVTRADDAGEDLIVVAEHRRDTRPTPEDTQNAERVVRAAISARHGLRLGSLLLVPPGSVPRTSSGKVSRAAARACFLDGGFGTR; translated from the coding sequence ATGACCTCCCTCCGGCCCGCCGCCGAATCCGCCTCACTCACGGACCACCTGAGGCACTGGGCCAGACACCGGCCGCAGCAACGCGCCTTCAGCCATGTCGACTTCCCCGACAGCGCCCCCACCGGAGTGCACCGGGCCCTCGGGTGGCGTGCCCTCGATGCCCGGGCCAGAGCCGTCGCAGACCGACTCGTCCAGATCGCCTCCCCGGGCGAACGTGCCGCCCTCGTGATGCCCCAGGGGCTCGACTACGCGGCCGGCTTCCTCGGCTGTCTGTACGCGCGCGTCATCGCCGTCCCCCTCTTCGGCCCTCAAGTCCCCGGCCACGAAGGGAGGCTGGCAGCCGTCCTGGCCGACTGCGAACCGGCATGTCTGCTCAGCGACTCCTCAACGGCCCGCGCGATGGGCGAGTTCATCCGCGAACGGGGCCTGCCGGAGGTCCCCGTCGTACCCGTCGACCAACTCCCCGTCCAGCGCGGTGGGTTCATCGACTCGGGTGAACCGTCGGGCGCCTCCGAGCCGGACGACATCGCCTACCTCCAGTACACCTCCGGCTCCACCCGCAGTCCGGCCGGCGTGATGATCAGCCACGCCAACGTCGTCGCCAACGCCCGCCAGGCCATCGACGCGTTCATCGCCGACCCGGACGCCGCCACCACGGTCGGCTGGCTGCCCCTCTTCCACGACATGGGCCTCGTCCTCAGCATCGCCGCGCCCGTCGTGGGCGGCTTCCCGTCCGTCCTCATGGACCCCTCCGCGTTCCTCCAGGACCCCGCCCGCTGGCTGCGCCTCCTCGGCTCGTACGAGGGCACCGTCAGCGCCGCCCCGAACTTCGCCTACGACTACTGCGTGGCCCGCACCGACCCCGCGCTCGTCGACGAACTCCGTCTGGACCGCGTGCGGGTGCTCATCAACGGCAGTGAGCCGGTGCGCGCCGGGACGGTGGACCGCTTCCACGCGACATTCGCGCCCGCCGGGCTCGACCCGGCCGCGCACTGTCCGGCGTACGGCCTGGCGGAGGCCACCGTGTTCGTGACCGCGAGCTCCCGGGACGAACCGTCCTCGGCCGTCGCCTGCGACGCCGACGCGCTCACGGAGGGGCGGATCGAGGAGACGTCGGACGAGGCGGCGGACGAGGCGACGGCCGTGCTCGTCCCGTGCGGCGTGCCCGTCGGGCAGGAACTGCGGATCGTCGGCCGGAACGGCGCCGTGCTGCCGCAAGGGCGGGTCGGCGAGATCCAGTTGCGCGGACCCAACATCGGGCTCGGCTACTGGAAGCGCGCCGGGCTCACGGCCGAGACCTTCGGCTTCGGCGCGGCCGGGGACTGGCTGCGCACCGGTGACCTGGGCGCCCTGCACGAGGGGCGGCTTCTGGTCACCGGCCGTCTCAAGGACGTACTCATCGTGGACGGGCGCAACCACTACCCCCAGGACATCGAGGAGACCGTACAGACGGCCGTGCCCCTGATCCGCCGGGACCACCTCGCCGCGTTCGGAGTGACCCGGGCGGACGACGCGGGCGAGGACCTCATCGTGGTCGCGGAGCACCGGCGGGACACCCGTCCGACGCCGGAGGACACGCAGAACGCCGAACGCGTCGTGCGCGCCGCGATCTCCGCCCGTCACGGACTGCGCCTCGGCTCACTGCTGCTCGTACCGCCGGGCTCCGTCCCCCGCACGAGCAGCGGCAAGGTGTCCCGCGCGGCCGCCCGGGCGTGCTTCCTCGACGGCGGGTTCGGTACGCGATGA
- a CDS encoding TetR/AcrR family transcriptional regulator, which translates to MTSDPRAERTRAKLRRALLDECARRPLAEVGVAALVRAAGVGRATFYLHYADLEALAVDACADVVRDAVDALHAWRGRPDPRSAPDALLTFFAGLPPHAPLYRALLSPGGGGPLGRVLHQDLRARSLAERELVGAPEAPLIASAVAATFAGVLADWLHGLVEATPEEIAHKVWRLLVALHASR; encoded by the coding sequence GTGACCTCCGACCCCAGGGCCGAGCGCACCCGGGCCAAACTGCGCCGGGCCCTCCTCGACGAGTGCGCCCGGCGGCCGCTCGCGGAGGTCGGTGTCGCCGCACTGGTGCGCGCGGCCGGGGTCGGCCGGGCCACGTTCTATCTGCACTACGCCGACCTGGAGGCGCTGGCCGTCGACGCCTGCGCCGATGTCGTACGGGACGCCGTGGACGCCCTGCACGCCTGGCGGGGAAGGCCCGATCCCAGGTCTGCGCCGGACGCCCTGCTCACGTTCTTCGCGGGCCTGCCCCCTCATGCCCCGCTCTACCGCGCCCTGTTGAGCCCGGGCGGCGGCGGACCGCTGGGGCGCGTGCTCCACCAGGACCTGCGGGCCCGCAGCCTCGCCGAACGAGAACTCGTCGGCGCGCCGGAGGCACCCCTCATCGCCTCCGCCGTCGCCGCGACCTTCGCGGGCGTCCTGGCCGACTGGCTGCACGGACTCGTCGAGGCCACCCCTGAGGAGATCGCCCACAAGGTGTGGCGCCTGCTCGTGGCGCTGCACGCAAGCCGGTAA
- a CDS encoding PucR family transcriptional regulator produces MTGFRILEKIEATNATARAEEAHGPFKAFPSGLHDHLRPFFDDITEEVVRAIRTEIPEYARPTDDTYMQVVHQGVEHALQGFLERMAKPDTDWEPVTATYQRIGRGEADEGRSLDAFQSALRLGARVTWRRINALVDADLLPRHVLAAFGEALFLHLDEMAAATTAGYTEARLHAAGELQQRRTRLIDLLIVDPPASVEAITDLAHTAQWPVPRSLAVVVIDHGAQAGAAQPPIVPPEFLARFDVRPAVLVVPDPEGPGRARAVVGALQGLRAVMGPSVALQEGARSLRWAAEALDLARRGVLPDTQMVRCRDHLATLMLFRDEALVEAMADRHLRPLDTIRLPQRERLAETLLSWLECGHNASEVAARLAVHPQTVRYRMRQLDELFGDRLHDPTTQFEMQLALRALKLRRAARAR; encoded by the coding sequence GTGACCGGATTCCGCATTCTGGAGAAGATCGAGGCCACGAACGCCACAGCGAGGGCCGAGGAAGCCCATGGCCCGTTCAAGGCGTTCCCGTCGGGTCTGCACGACCATCTCAGACCCTTCTTCGACGACATCACGGAAGAGGTCGTACGGGCGATCAGAACCGAGATCCCGGAGTACGCGCGGCCGACGGACGACACGTACATGCAGGTCGTGCACCAGGGCGTGGAGCATGCGCTGCAGGGGTTCCTGGAGCGGATGGCGAAGCCGGACACCGACTGGGAGCCGGTGACGGCGACGTATCAGCGCATCGGCCGGGGCGAGGCGGACGAGGGACGCAGTCTCGACGCGTTCCAGTCGGCGCTGCGGCTCGGCGCGCGGGTGACGTGGCGCCGGATCAACGCGCTGGTCGACGCCGACCTGCTGCCGCGTCATGTGCTGGCCGCGTTCGGCGAGGCGCTGTTCCTGCACCTCGACGAGATGGCGGCCGCGACGACGGCCGGGTACACGGAGGCGCGGCTGCACGCGGCCGGTGAGCTGCAGCAGCGGCGTACGCGGCTGATCGATCTGCTGATCGTGGACCCGCCCGCGTCGGTCGAGGCCATCACGGATCTCGCGCACACCGCGCAGTGGCCCGTGCCCCGCTCATTGGCCGTGGTCGTCATCGATCACGGGGCGCAGGCCGGGGCGGCCCAACCGCCCATCGTGCCGCCGGAGTTCCTGGCGCGGTTCGACGTGCGCCCGGCCGTGCTGGTGGTGCCGGATCCGGAGGGCCCGGGAAGGGCGCGTGCCGTCGTCGGTGCGTTGCAGGGCCTACGGGCCGTCATGGGGCCGAGTGTCGCGCTCCAGGAGGGTGCGAGGTCGCTGCGGTGGGCGGCCGAGGCGCTCGATCTGGCCCGGCGGGGCGTGCTGCCGGACACGCAGATGGTGCGCTGCCGGGACCATCTGGCCACGCTGATGCTGTTCCGCGACGAGGCTCTGGTGGAGGCGATGGCCGACCGGCATCTGCGTCCACTGGACACCATCCGGCTGCCCCAGCGCGAGCGCCTCGCGGAGACACTTCTCAGCTGGTTGGAGTGCGGCCACAACGCGAGCGAGGTGGCCGCCCGTCTGGCAGTCCATCCGCAGACGGTCCGCTACCGCATGCGTCAGCTCGACGAGTTGTTCGGCGACCGGCTCCACGACCCCACCACCCAGTTCGAGATGCAGCTGGCGCTGCGGGCGCTCAAACTCCGGAGGGCGGCGCGGGCACGGTGA
- a CDS encoding aldehyde dehydrogenase family protein: MTTTFESGPGQLFIGGQWREAADGARTDVFDPSTGQVVTTVAEASATDVDTAVRAARKAFDNGPWATMSGRERGRVLHRVAELIRENADEIAALESQDVGKPITLCHAVDVTNAANDYEYYASLAWTLDGATRDTPLNGLAYTKPGPIGVVAAITPFNFPLILAGSKIAPALAAGNTVVHKPAEETPLSALYMAGLLQRAGVPDGVYNVVTGTGPVAGEALLRNPGVDKIAFTGSTAVGRHAASVAGEGLKSVTMELGGNAAHIVFEDADVEKAIGAVIKGFVFNTGQFCMGGPRLLVARPLYNTVVGILADAVPGVPVGDPRQPETVVGPMAGERHLKKVEEYVELARKEGGRIVCGGERLDLNGGFYYKPTVIAGLSNDSRVVQEEIFGPVLTVQPFDSEDEAVELANSTPYGLASGLQTTDLARAHRVADRLQAGIVWVNDWAMLDPAVPFGGVKASGFGREYGPEALASYTKVKSVVISFD, translated from the coding sequence ATGACGACCACCTTCGAGAGCGGGCCCGGGCAGCTGTTCATCGGTGGACAGTGGCGCGAGGCGGCCGACGGAGCGCGTACGGACGTGTTCGATCCGTCCACCGGCCAGGTGGTCACGACGGTCGCGGAAGCCTCCGCCACCGACGTCGACACGGCGGTACGCGCCGCGCGGAAGGCGTTCGACAACGGACCGTGGGCCACGATGAGCGGTCGCGAGCGCGGCCGGGTGCTGCACCGCGTCGCCGAACTGATCCGCGAGAACGCGGACGAGATCGCGGCCCTGGAGAGCCAGGACGTCGGCAAGCCGATCACGCTGTGCCACGCCGTCGACGTGACGAACGCGGCCAACGACTACGAGTACTACGCCTCCCTCGCCTGGACCCTGGACGGCGCGACCCGGGACACCCCGCTCAACGGCCTCGCCTACACCAAGCCCGGCCCGATCGGTGTCGTCGCCGCGATCACGCCCTTCAACTTCCCGCTGATCCTCGCCGGCTCGAAGATCGCCCCGGCGCTCGCGGCCGGCAACACCGTCGTGCACAAGCCGGCCGAGGAGACCCCGCTCAGCGCCCTCTACATGGCCGGTCTGCTCCAGAGGGCGGGCGTCCCGGACGGCGTCTACAACGTCGTCACCGGCACGGGACCGGTCGCGGGCGAGGCGCTCCTGCGCAACCCCGGCGTCGACAAGATCGCCTTCACCGGGTCCACCGCGGTCGGCCGGCACGCGGCGAGCGTCGCAGGTGAGGGCCTGAAGTCGGTCACCATGGAGCTCGGCGGCAACGCGGCGCACATCGTCTTCGAGGACGCCGACGTCGAGAAGGCCATCGGCGCGGTCATCAAGGGCTTCGTCTTCAACACCGGCCAGTTCTGCATGGGCGGCCCGCGCCTCCTCGTTGCGCGCCCGCTCTACAACACCGTGGTCGGCATCCTCGCCGACGCCGTCCCCGGCGTACCGGTCGGCGACCCCCGGCAGCCCGAGACCGTCGTCGGGCCGATGGCGGGGGAGAGGCACCTGAAGAAGGTCGAGGAGTACGTAGAACTGGCGCGCAAGGAGGGCGGCCGCATCGTGTGCGGCGGTGAGCGCCTCGACCTGAACGGCGGCTTCTACTACAAGCCCACGGTCATCGCGGGCCTGTCGAACGACTCCCGGGTGGTCCAGGAGGAGATCTTCGGCCCGGTCCTGACCGTGCAGCCCTTCGACTCCGAGGACGAGGCCGTCGAGCTGGCCAACTCCACGCCGTACGGCCTGGCTTCGGGCCTGCAGACCACCGACCTCGCCCGCGCGCACCGCGTCGCCGACCGGCTCCAGGCGGGCATCGTGTGGGTCAACGACTGGGCGATGCTCGACCCCGCCGTGCCCTTCGGAGGCGTCAAGGCCTCCGGCTTCGGCCGCGAGTACGGGCCCGAGGCGCTCGCCTCCTACACCAAGGTCAAGTCCGTCGTCATCTCGTTCGACTGA
- a CDS encoding GlxA family transcriptional regulator: MLQTSCGERPDPTETSRHGEYDGSVERVVVLALDGVYPFELGIPNRVFGSAEGRYEILTCTVDGRPVRSSSDFSITVEHGPEVLSTADTVVIPPFALSQISADLPEAVTAALRAIRPDARIVSICTGAFVLAAAGMLAGRRATTHWQLAPLFRKMFPDVDLDADVLFVDEDSLLTSAGAASGVDVCLHLVRKDHGSELANRVARSCVVPPWRDGGQAQYIEQPVPEPSTAGTAATRQWALDRLGEPLTLADLAAHARMSLRTFARRFNDEVGMSPGRWLIQQRVVRARQLLEASDLPVDQVAGEVGFATGTSLRQHLHAAIGVSPQAYRRTFQAARQG, from the coding sequence TTGCTTCAGACGTCCTGCGGGGAGCGCCCCGACCCGACCGAGACCTCCCGGCACGGGGAGTACGACGGATCCGTGGAGCGGGTCGTCGTCCTGGCCCTGGACGGGGTCTACCCCTTCGAACTCGGCATCCCGAACCGGGTCTTCGGCTCGGCCGAGGGCCGGTACGAGATCCTGACCTGCACGGTCGACGGCCGGCCGGTGCGCAGCAGCTCGGACTTCTCGATCACCGTCGAACACGGCCCGGAAGTGCTGAGCACGGCCGACACGGTCGTCATCCCGCCGTTCGCGCTGTCGCAGATCAGCGCCGATCTCCCCGAGGCGGTGACCGCCGCGCTGAGGGCCATCCGGCCGGACGCCCGGATCGTGTCCATCTGCACGGGCGCCTTCGTCCTGGCGGCGGCGGGGATGCTCGCCGGACGCCGGGCGACGACGCACTGGCAGCTGGCCCCGCTGTTCCGGAAGATGTTCCCGGACGTGGACCTGGACGCCGACGTGCTGTTCGTCGACGAGGACTCACTCCTCACCTCGGCGGGAGCCGCGTCCGGCGTGGACGTCTGCCTGCACCTCGTGCGCAAGGACCACGGCAGCGAGCTGGCCAACCGCGTGGCCCGGTCCTGTGTGGTGCCGCCGTGGCGGGACGGCGGTCAGGCCCAGTACATCGAGCAGCCCGTGCCCGAACCCTCGACCGCGGGCACCGCGGCCACCCGGCAGTGGGCTCTGGACCGCCTCGGCGAACCGCTGACCCTGGCCGATCTGGCCGCCCACGCCCGGATGAGCCTGCGGACGTTCGCCCGCCGGTTCAACGACGAGGTCGGGATGAGCCCCGGCCGCTGGCTCATTCAGCAACGCGTCGTCCGCGCACGGCAGTTGCTCGAAGCCAGCGATCTGCCGGTGGACCAGGTCGCCGGCGAGGTCGGCTTCGCCACGGGCACATCGCTCCGGCAGCATCTGCACGCGGCGATCGGCGTCTCTCCGCAGGCCTACCGGCGTACGTTCCAGGCGGCCCGACAGGGCTGA
- a CDS encoding DUF1304 domain-containing protein, whose protein sequence is MQTLANVLVGLVAALHAYILVLEMFLWEKKPGRGLHGFDPEMARATAALAANQGLYNGFLAAGLVWGLIADDPTGFRVQVFFLACVVVAGVYGTVTANRRILFAQALPGALALAAVLLAR, encoded by the coding sequence ATGCAGACACTCGCCAACGTGCTGGTCGGCCTCGTCGCCGCCCTCCACGCGTACATCCTGGTTCTGGAGATGTTCCTGTGGGAGAAGAAGCCGGGGCGCGGGCTGCACGGGTTCGATCCCGAGATGGCACGGGCCACCGCCGCGCTCGCCGCCAACCAGGGGCTCTACAACGGCTTTCTCGCGGCCGGCCTCGTCTGGGGACTGATCGCCGACGACCCCACGGGCTTCCGCGTACAGGTCTTCTTCCTGGCGTGCGTAGTCGTCGCGGGTGTGTACGGCACGGTCACCGCGAACCGTCGCATCCTCTTCGCGCAGGCCCTGCCCGGCGCGCTCGCCCTGGCCGCCGTCCTCCTCGCCCGGTGA
- a CDS encoding NAD(P)-dependent alcohol dehydrogenase, which produces MSTTTRAAVVESGGAPFTLADVELDEPRAHEVLVKIVAAGLCHTDLGVASGGLPFPLPGVLGHEGAGIVEAVGPDVTGVEPGDHVVLSFTSCGSCRNCRDGHPAYCAAWLPLNLLGGRRADGSATISRDGAPLGGHFFGQSSFAERALVDERSLVKVDRDIPLESLAPLGCGVQTGVGAVWNVLQPRTGDTVVILGAGAVGLSAVMAAALTPATTVIAIDKVVERLELARELGATHTVNANEADIVEAVQLITGGAGADGVVETTGNVIVLRKGVDALAARGTAVIVGAPPFGSEVALDVNGMLGGKRLVGLTLGDQETQTAIPALVKLVRKGRLPLERLISTYAFEDIGQAVQDMSAGKTIKPVLTFA; this is translated from the coding sequence ATGTCCACCACCACTCGCGCAGCCGTGGTCGAGTCCGGGGGAGCGCCCTTCACCCTCGCCGACGTGGAACTCGACGAGCCCCGCGCCCATGAGGTCCTGGTCAAGATCGTGGCCGCGGGCCTGTGTCACACGGATCTCGGGGTCGCGAGCGGCGGCCTGCCGTTCCCGCTGCCCGGCGTACTGGGCCACGAGGGCGCAGGGATCGTCGAGGCCGTCGGCCCTGACGTCACGGGCGTCGAGCCCGGCGACCACGTCGTGCTGTCCTTCACCTCCTGCGGCTCCTGTCGCAACTGCCGCGACGGCCACCCGGCGTACTGCGCCGCCTGGCTGCCGCTGAACCTCCTCGGCGGCCGCCGCGCCGACGGCTCGGCCACCATCAGCCGCGACGGGGCCCCGCTCGGCGGCCACTTCTTCGGCCAGTCCTCCTTCGCCGAGCGGGCGTTGGTGGACGAGCGCAGCCTCGTCAAGGTCGACCGGGACATCCCGCTGGAGTCCCTCGCGCCACTGGGCTGCGGCGTACAGACAGGCGTGGGCGCGGTCTGGAACGTCCTTCAGCCCCGTACGGGCGACACGGTCGTGATCCTGGGCGCCGGTGCGGTCGGTCTGTCGGCGGTGATGGCCGCGGCACTGACGCCCGCCACCACGGTGATCGCCATCGACAAGGTCGTCGAACGGCTGGAACTGGCAAGGGAGTTGGGCGCCACCCACACCGTGAACGCCAACGAGGCGGACATCGTCGAGGCGGTCCAGCTGATCACGGGCGGGGCGGGAGCCGACGGGGTCGTCGAGACCACCGGCAACGTCATCGTCCTGCGCAAGGGCGTGGACGCGCTCGCCGCTCGCGGTACGGCGGTGATCGTCGGCGCCCCGCCCTTCGGTTCGGAGGTCGCCCTGGACGTCAACGGAATGCTCGGCGGCAAGCGACTGGTGGGCCTCACCCTCGGCGACCAGGAGACCCAGACCGCGATCCCCGCCCTGGTCAAGCTGGTCCGCAAGGGCCGGCTGCCGCTGGAGCGGCTGATCAGCACCTACGCGTTCGAGGACATCGGCCAGGCCGTCCAGGACATGAGCGCGGGCAAGACGATCAAGCCGGTACTCACGTTCGCCTAG
- a CDS encoding MFS transporter, producing the protein MGRARLFALFSLLTLTGFITTLDNTVINVALPTVQRELGLTVPDLEWVAASYVLSFGALLLPGGRLTDLFGRRSVLAAGILVFTAASAAAALADSGGTLIAARTVQGVGAALVIPASLAVIAVDLPARLRSTAVGLWTAALAVALALGPVVGGFVTQRWGWGWVFALNVPFGLIALLLMPAVPGRSAPRRGGLDLPGVLLSVLALYLLTYGLVRGQEHGFGTAPVPLCLCVSAVAACVFVVVEARTARPLVELGLLRDRFLTGGIVAQVLWGIGVNGVFFFTALYLQRVLGFSPTGAGLAFLPLAGALLLGTPVAERAARALGAHVSIAAGLCMVAVGLLYVSGAGARAGFWDLQPGLLLIGWGSAFTTPLTVRSLARVPETGMGMATGLVSAAREVSGVFGVVLVGVVLTRRESSELRSGTDPRGAFLEGYDLGLRLAACCVLAGAFVTLVTLRRRGRHRRVVARSRSRSRIPLVMK; encoded by the coding sequence GTGGGACGTGCACGGCTGTTCGCGCTGTTCTCCCTGCTCACACTGACCGGGTTCATCACGACGCTCGACAACACGGTCATCAATGTGGCCCTGCCGACGGTGCAGCGCGAACTGGGCCTGACGGTGCCGGACCTGGAATGGGTGGCCGCCAGCTATGTGCTCAGTTTCGGCGCGCTGCTGCTGCCCGGCGGGCGGCTGACCGATCTGTTCGGGCGCAGATCCGTGCTGGCCGCCGGGATCCTTGTCTTCACGGCGGCGTCGGCGGCGGCCGCCCTCGCGGACAGCGGGGGCACGCTGATCGCGGCCCGTACGGTGCAGGGGGTCGGGGCCGCGCTGGTCATTCCGGCGTCGCTCGCCGTCATCGCGGTCGACCTGCCCGCGCGGCTGCGCTCGACGGCCGTGGGCCTGTGGACGGCGGCACTGGCCGTGGCGCTGGCGCTGGGACCCGTGGTGGGCGGCTTCGTCACCCAACGCTGGGGCTGGGGCTGGGTGTTCGCGCTCAACGTCCCGTTCGGGCTGATCGCGCTGCTGCTGATGCCGGCCGTGCCCGGCCGGTCCGCGCCTCGGCGCGGTGGCCTGGATCTGCCCGGTGTGCTGCTGTCCGTGCTCGCGCTCTATCTGCTCACCTACGGTCTCGTGCGCGGTCAGGAGCACGGGTTCGGCACCGCGCCCGTACCGCTGTGCCTGTGTGTTTCGGCGGTCGCCGCCTGTGTGTTCGTCGTCGTGGAGGCCCGGACCGCGCGGCCGCTGGTCGAACTGGGGCTGCTGCGCGACCGGTTCCTCACCGGTGGGATCGTCGCGCAGGTGCTGTGGGGCATCGGCGTCAACGGGGTGTTCTTCTTCACCGCCCTCTACCTCCAGCGGGTGCTCGGCTTCTCGCCGACGGGGGCGGGGCTGGCGTTCCTGCCGCTGGCGGGCGCGCTGCTGCTGGGGACGCCGGTGGCCGAACGGGCGGCCCGTGCGCTGGGCGCGCATGTCTCGATCGCGGCGGGCCTCTGCATGGTGGCGGTCGGTCTGCTGTACGTCTCGGGCGCCGGTGCACGGGCCGGCTTCTGGGATCTGCAGCCGGGGCTGCTGCTGATCGGCTGGGGTTCAGCTTTCACCACTCCCCTGACCGTGCGCAGTCTCGCCCGGGTTCCGGAGACCGGGATGGGGATGGCGACCGGTCTGGTGAGCGCGGCACGCGAGGTCTCCGGTGTGTTCGGGGTGGTCCTGGTGGGCGTGGTCCTCACCCGGCGTGAAAGCTCCGAGCTGCGTTCCGGCACCGATCCGCGCGGCGCGTTCCTGGAGGGCTACGACCTCGGTCTCCGGCTGGCGGCGTGCTGCGTACTCGCGGGTGCGTTCGTGACCCTGGTGACGCTGCGCCGTCGTGGGCGTCATCGGCGGGTGGTGGCGCGGAGCAGGAGCAGGAGCAGGATTCCCCTTGTCATGAAGTGA